A region of Planococcus sp. MSAK28401 DNA encodes the following proteins:
- a CDS encoding purple acid phosphatase family protein has product MKTMWRGAGRVFLMAMVAGAAAFQLGEGQAEAAEDVLEIGAAQLMEGQRQAFQSHLSSSLLFMDRGFLDSEADDSYSASHIAFAPGSDESEMNFSWYSPSATRTGQVQYAKVSSGTEDFPENAAVTVEASLKNATYGYSAHEAVITQLENETDYMYRLGDGRGNWTQAFHFQTKDPSSYEFVMVADPQIGASGDIAEDQRGWGKTLRQAIDRSPDSSFILSAGDQVDARYSEKEYAAYFAPEPLRNYPTATTIGNHDDTYHYAYHFNVPNENLELGNYDNSGGDYYFSYGDTLFMNLNSNSQNPEEHIQFMEETAEATAGRDWKWKILVFHHSIYSAAAHSQSEVVLNLRDQLVPTIDELGFDAVLMGHDHSYVRTYQMENFQPLKNHMMDGEVPVNPEGTVYITGNTASGSKFYGMQTEREPYSAVREQWGVPTYMNIQVEPTRLRFETYRTDTEELVDEYEIIKDPSIETVVPALEKVELEASSTVLATEENSFYPETELKLKGENIEGGQYDISPDSVTYRTSSEDIQIKDGKVLAAEGADPGKVEVFAEVKDGDEVWESNAIEFELVAHEEIALLEAGSEWRYLDDGSDQKKDWIEAGFDDSEWVQGAGPLGFPEDEERPEFGPVETLVGYGGDETEKIALTYFRAAFEVEDAEEIGDLGYVEFGVDDAVILYLNGEEIMRFNIPETGEFGFEDYQEAVSDEDVGSEDRIERIYLDEEALAHLKDGENVLAAQVHQDDRFSSDLYWDMEMVVNKK; this is encoded by the coding sequence ATGAAGACGATGTGGCGGGGTGCAGGGCGCGTTTTTCTCATGGCGATGGTTGCAGGAGCTGCGGCTTTTCAGCTGGGTGAGGGGCAAGCTGAAGCGGCAGAAGACGTACTTGAGATAGGTGCAGCGCAATTGATGGAAGGGCAGCGCCAGGCTTTTCAATCACATCTTTCCAGCTCGCTGTTATTTATGGACAGGGGCTTTTTGGATAGCGAAGCGGATGATTCGTACTCTGCGTCCCATATCGCCTTCGCGCCTGGGAGCGATGAGTCGGAGATGAACTTTTCGTGGTATTCACCGAGCGCAACGCGTACAGGCCAGGTGCAATACGCAAAAGTATCTTCCGGGACCGAAGATTTTCCGGAAAACGCTGCGGTAACGGTCGAAGCATCATTAAAAAATGCTACTTATGGCTATTCTGCTCATGAAGCAGTAATTACTCAGCTCGAAAATGAAACAGATTATATGTACCGTCTAGGGGATGGGCGTGGCAATTGGACACAAGCTTTTCATTTCCAGACTAAAGATCCTTCGTCATATGAATTTGTGATGGTTGCTGATCCGCAAATCGGCGCGTCTGGCGATATTGCAGAAGACCAAAGAGGTTGGGGAAAAACTTTGCGCCAAGCGATTGACCGCAGTCCGGACTCAAGCTTCATCCTATCGGCAGGCGATCAGGTCGATGCCCGCTATTCCGAAAAAGAATACGCGGCTTATTTCGCGCCTGAGCCGCTGCGCAATTATCCAACGGCTACCACCATCGGCAACCATGACGATACCTATCATTACGCCTATCATTTCAATGTGCCGAATGAAAACTTGGAACTCGGCAATTACGATAACTCCGGTGGTGATTATTATTTCTCTTACGGGGATACCTTGTTCATGAATTTGAATTCCAATAGCCAGAATCCGGAAGAGCATATTCAGTTCATGGAGGAAACAGCTGAAGCGACTGCCGGGCGGGACTGGAAATGGAAAATTCTCGTTTTCCATCATTCAATCTATAGCGCCGCTGCACATTCGCAAAGTGAAGTGGTGCTGAACTTGCGCGATCAGCTCGTGCCGACAATCGACGAACTCGGCTTTGATGCGGTATTGATGGGACACGACCATTCCTATGTGAGAACATATCAGATGGAGAACTTTCAGCCCTTGAAAAATCATATGATGGATGGCGAGGTGCCGGTCAATCCGGAAGGCACCGTCTATATTACAGGGAACACGGCGAGCGGCAGTAAATTCTATGGCATGCAGACTGAGCGCGAACCGTATTCGGCAGTGCGTGAACAATGGGGCGTGCCGACTTATATGAATATCCAAGTCGAGCCGACACGTTTGCGCTTTGAGACTTATCGAACGGATACGGAAGAACTGGTCGATGAATACGAGATCATTAAAGACCCGTCCATCGAAACGGTCGTGCCGGCGCTTGAAAAAGTGGAGCTCGAAGCAAGCAGCACCGTGCTGGCTACGGAAGAGAATTCTTTTTATCCGGAAACGGAATTGAAGCTTAAAGGCGAAAACATCGAAGGCGGGCAATACGATATTTCGCCTGACTCGGTCACGTACCGCACGAGCAGTGAGGATATCCAAATAAAAGACGGGAAAGTCCTGGCAGCAGAAGGTGCGGATCCTGGAAAAGTGGAGGTATTTGCGGAAGTAAAAGATGGCGATGAAGTATGGGAAAGCAATGCGATTGAATTCGAATTGGTGGCACACGAAGAAATCGCGCTGCTCGAAGCAGGCAGCGAGTGGCGTTATTTGGACGATGGCAGTGACCAGAAAAAAGACTGGATTGAAGCCGGTTTCGATGACAGTGAGTGGGTGCAAGGCGCTGGCCCGTTAGGATTTCCGGAAGATGAAGAACGGCCGGAATTCGGTCCTGTGGAAACGCTCGTCGGTTACGGCGGAGATGAGACCGAAAAAATCGCATTGACGTATTTCAGAGCCGCATTTGAAGTGGAAGATGCGGAAGAAATCGGCGACCTCGGATATGTGGAATTCGGTGTTGATGATGCGGTCATCCTGTATTTGAACGGAGAAGAAATTATGCGCTTCAATATTCCGGAGACCGGTGAGTTCGGTTTTGAGGACTATCAGGAAGCGGTGAGCGATGAAGACGTTGGCAGCGAAGATCGAATCGAACGCATCTACTTGGACGAAGAAGCCCTGGCGCATCTCAAAGATGGCGAGAATGTGCTGGCTGCCCAAGTGCATCAAGACGACCGCTTCAGTTCCGACCTGTATTGGGATATGGAAATGGTAGTTAATAAAAAATAA
- a CDS encoding carbohydrate kinase family protein has product MEANRHVLTYGDAFVDYIASTKNNDLFDLYLGGATVNVSAGVSRLGVPSAFITITGDDEISDFFCQALRAEGVDLTHSIKRPEKRISGVYIHLTETNDRVFASYDNETPDLQVKADELADKAFESASLFHFCSGTLFHPEARETTAQALELAKSHGVICSYDVNIRPLRWESEELCRQTVLRFLPQADILKLTVEELLFLMEADSMEAGIERLKAYGLPVVFVTDGEHGTHAVFKDETTHVPVEPVKPVDTTGAGDAFMAGIIRHVHLNGMPKNQQQLIACADFGNKLGALCATRAGAITAMPRSEDMEDWE; this is encoded by the coding sequence ATGGAAGCTAACAGGCACGTCCTGACTTACGGCGACGCGTTTGTCGATTATATCGCATCCACTAAAAACAACGATTTATTCGATCTGTATCTCGGAGGCGCCACCGTCAACGTCTCTGCCGGCGTCAGCCGCCTCGGCGTTCCATCGGCATTCATCACGATCACCGGGGATGATGAGATTTCGGACTTTTTCTGCCAGGCGTTGCGGGCGGAAGGCGTCGATTTGACGCATTCAATTAAACGTCCGGAAAAGCGCATCAGCGGGGTGTATATTCATTTAACGGAAACGAACGACCGCGTCTTTGCTTCCTATGATAATGAAACGCCTGATTTGCAAGTAAAGGCAGACGAACTGGCGGATAAAGCGTTCGAATCTGCGAGTTTGTTCCATTTTTGCTCAGGAACGCTTTTCCATCCGGAAGCGCGTGAAACGACGGCGCAGGCTTTGGAATTGGCGAAGTCTCACGGCGTAATTTGTTCATACGATGTCAATATCCGGCCGCTGCGCTGGGAAAGCGAGGAGCTGTGCCGTCAGACCGTCCTGCGCTTTTTGCCGCAGGCGGATATTTTGAAACTGACAGTCGAAGAATTATTGTTCCTCATGGAAGCTGATTCAATGGAAGCAGGCATCGAGCGCCTCAAAGCTTACGGGCTTCCTGTCGTTTTTGTCACGGACGGGGAGCATGGCACGCACGCGGTATTCAAAGACGAGACGACCCATGTACCGGTTGAGCCGGTCAAGCCTGTAGATACGACGGGGGCCGGGGATGCATTCATGGCAGGCATCATCCGCCATGTCCATTTAAACGGCATGCCAAAAAACCAGCAACAACTGATTGCTTGCGCTGACTTCGGCAATAAGCTTGGGGCTCTTTGTGCAACACGGGCGGGAGCCATCACAGCGATGCCGCGAAGCGAAGATATGGAAGATTGGGAATAG
- the lepB gene encoding signal peptidase I: protein MYEDPVKEMLVWMKVLLLTALIIFGVRQFLFEPVIVEGGSMQPSYYENDKLVLSKTTTITNFDTIVFFAPDGSRFIKRVIGVPGDHIQMSGGEIILNGQPLDEPYLDGGGNDEFTTQPQLASEFSVPPDCYYVLGDNRGNSTDSRVLGFIQEKDVIGEVKFRFAPFREFGFVE from the coding sequence GTGTACGAAGATCCGGTCAAAGAAATGCTTGTATGGATGAAAGTGCTGCTGCTGACGGCATTGATCATCTTTGGGGTTCGCCAGTTCCTGTTCGAGCCGGTCATCGTCGAAGGCGGCTCGATGCAGCCGAGTTATTATGAAAACGATAAATTAGTGCTGAGCAAAACGACAACAATCACCAACTTCGATACGATTGTGTTTTTCGCACCGGACGGCAGCCGATTCATCAAACGGGTCATCGGCGTTCCGGGCGACCACATCCAGATGTCGGGCGGGGAGATCATCCTGAACGGACAGCCGCTGGACGAACCTTACCTGGATGGAGGCGGAAATGACGAATTCACCACACAGCCTCAATTGGCCAGTGAATTTTCAGTTCCCCCGGATTGCTATTACGTCCTTGGGGACAATCGCGGCAATAGCACGGATTCCCGCGTACTGGGGTTCATCCAGGAAAAAGACGTGATCGGTGAAGTGAAATTCCGCTTTGCGCCTTTCAGGGAGTTCGGGTTCGTGGAATGA
- a CDS encoding acetamidase/formamidase family protein has protein sequence MKTLSAQDVIYAFSNTHEPSLRAAPGDTVKIDTFDCFKNQLQSSDQEVAAIDWDQVNPATGPIFIEGAEIGDVLKVEIKDLEIGEQGVMVTGPDLGVMGHRMETMESKIIPIQNGKAIFNERLQLPLNPMIGVIGVAPEGEPVSCGTPGAHGGNMDTKLITKGATLYFPVAAEGALFALGDFHAAMGDGEISVSGIEVPGSATVQFDVIKGSHLKHPLLENEEGLAFLVSAMTLDEAVSTAVEEMIDLLLPQSNLSLSEMTMLMSAAGETQISQVVDPLVTARFFVPHHVLQGLGFRLFS, from the coding sequence ATGAAAACATTATCTGCACAAGATGTCATTTACGCTTTTTCCAACACACATGAACCGAGCTTGCGTGCAGCGCCCGGCGATACCGTGAAGATCGATACCTTCGATTGCTTTAAAAACCAGCTCCAGTCGAGTGACCAGGAAGTCGCCGCCATCGACTGGGACCAGGTGAATCCCGCGACAGGGCCGATCTTCATTGAAGGTGCCGAAATCGGCGATGTGTTGAAAGTGGAGATCAAAGACCTCGAAATCGGCGAGCAAGGCGTCATGGTCACTGGACCAGACCTCGGCGTGATGGGCCACCGGATGGAAACGATGGAATCGAAAATCATCCCCATCCAAAATGGCAAAGCCATCTTCAATGAACGCCTGCAGCTGCCGCTGAATCCGATGATTGGCGTCATTGGCGTTGCCCCGGAAGGCGAACCCGTTTCCTGCGGTACGCCAGGCGCACATGGCGGCAATATGGATACGAAATTGATCACAAAAGGCGCAACGCTTTATTTCCCTGTGGCGGCTGAAGGCGCGCTGTTTGCACTCGGTGATTTCCATGCGGCGATGGGTGACGGCGAAATCAGTGTTTCGGGCATTGAAGTGCCGGGCAGCGCCACTGTCCAATTCGATGTCATCAAAGGCAGCCACCTGAAGCACCCTTTGCTTGAAAACGAAGAGGGCTTGGCATTTCTCGTCTCGGCGATGACCTTGGACGAAGCCGTTTCCACTGCGGTTGAGGAAATGATCGATCTATTGCTGCCTCAATCCAACTTATCCCTCAGCGAAATGACCATGCTCATGAGTGCAGCCGGTGAAACGCAGATCAGCCAAGTCGTCGACCCTCTTGTGACAGCCAGGTTCTTTGTTCCACACCATGTTCTGCAAGGACTAGGATTCCGTTTATTTTCTTAA
- a CDS encoding OsmC family protein, giving the protein MALHSFHLTADWPGNRNDVGTIETGNLKTQISIPPEMDGPGAGTNPDEMLLGAAATCYIITLAAMMERSKLAKESLTMESEGIVEVENGVITYKKIIHRPKVVLSPEAGEKEFKLAHKLAEKAESSCMITRAIQGNVAVELEADITRA; this is encoded by the coding sequence ATGGCTTTGCATAGTTTTCATTTAACAGCAGACTGGCCCGGCAACCGTAATGATGTCGGGACCATCGAAACAGGGAATCTGAAGACACAAATCTCGATCCCCCCCGAAATGGACGGCCCAGGAGCCGGCACCAATCCCGACGAAATGCTGCTTGGTGCAGCAGCGACCTGCTATATCATCACGCTCGCCGCGATGATGGAGCGCAGCAAGCTGGCGAAAGAATCGCTGACGATGGAGTCGGAAGGAATCGTGGAAGTCGAAAATGGCGTCATCACCTATAAAAAGATCATCCACCGCCCGAAAGTCGTCTTGTCGCCAGAGGCAGGGGAGAAGGAATTCAAGCTGGCGCACAAACTCGCGGAAAAAGCGGAGTCTTCTTGCATGATCACACGCGCCATCCAAGGCAATGTCGCAGTGGAACTGGAAGCCGATATTACAAGAGCATAA
- a CDS encoding carbon-nitrogen family hydrolase → MKIACVQMDIAFGEPEMNFQRVKNYLEEAAENGAELIVLPEMWNTGYALTQLDELADSNGRTVDFLKRFAKEHKVHIVGGSVSTKKEDGFYNTMYVVDQTGALVSEYDKAHRFGLMDEHIHLEEGESLGTFELAGETYGGVICYDIRFPEWLRAQVLNGAKAIFVPAEWPAARIDHWRILLQARAIENQCFIIAANRIGSDPKNEFGGHSMVIAPWGEVRMDMGQEQGIGYTDIDLSEVDEVRGRIPVFDDRRVPLYKKFEKSH, encoded by the coding sequence ATGAAAATCGCTTGTGTGCAGATGGATATCGCTTTCGGAGAGCCCGAAATGAATTTTCAGCGTGTAAAAAACTATTTGGAAGAAGCGGCAGAAAATGGTGCGGAGCTCATCGTCCTGCCTGAAATGTGGAACACTGGATATGCGTTAACACAGCTGGACGAACTGGCGGATAGCAATGGCCGAACCGTGGATTTCTTGAAACGATTCGCCAAAGAGCATAAGGTCCATATCGTCGGGGGCTCGGTCTCCACGAAAAAAGAAGATGGTTTCTATAACACAATGTATGTGGTCGACCAAACAGGCGCGCTCGTTTCGGAGTATGATAAAGCGCATCGCTTTGGCTTGATGGACGAGCATATCCATCTCGAGGAAGGCGAGTCGCTCGGCACATTCGAACTGGCCGGAGAAACATACGGAGGCGTTATTTGCTACGACATCCGCTTTCCGGAATGGCTGAGAGCGCAAGTGCTGAACGGTGCGAAGGCCATCTTCGTGCCCGCGGAATGGCCCGCAGCACGCATTGATCATTGGCGTATCCTATTGCAGGCGCGCGCGATCGAGAATCAGTGCTTCATCATCGCTGCGAACCGCATCGGCAGCGACCCGAAAAATGAGTTCGGCGGCCATTCGATGGTCATCGCGCCGTGGGGAGAAGTGCGGATGGACATGGGGCAAGAACAAGGCATCGGCTACACCGATATCGATCTCTCGGAAGTAGACGAAGTGCGTGGCCGCATTCCGGTATTTGATGACCGCCGCGTCCCATTGTACAAAAAGTTTGAAAAATCGCATTGA
- a CDS encoding pyridoxal phosphate-dependent aminotransferase, giving the protein MDFSNRLQNLPDQFFALLVAKTAQAVEEGRDVINFGQGNPDQPTPAHIVKAMQQAVADPQTHRYSPFRGLSSLRKAAADFYKKEYDVDIDPDLEVAILSGTKIGFIELPLALLNPGDSLLLPDPGYPDYLSAAPLADIEFDLMKLKQETGYLPDYNDVTAAAKARAKLMYLNYPNNPTGATADIAFFDETIQFAKENGIGVVHDFAYGRIGFDGKKPVSFLQSKGAKDIGIEMYTLSKTYNMAGWRIGFAVGNAKMIEALNLIQDHLFAGVFPAVQLAAVEALNSSQQCVEELNALYEKRRQTLVDECRRIGWEFEAPKGSFFAWLPVPEGYTSIEFSDLLLDKVDIAVAPGSGFGPGGEGFVRVGLLVDEQRIIEAIQRIEKLGIFTK; this is encoded by the coding sequence ATGGACTTTTCAAATCGCTTACAAAATCTTCCTGATCAATTTTTCGCCCTGCTTGTTGCAAAAACGGCACAAGCAGTCGAAGAAGGACGAGATGTCATCAATTTCGGCCAGGGCAACCCGGATCAGCCCACGCCTGCGCATATAGTCAAGGCCATGCAACAAGCGGTAGCCGATCCTCAAACACATCGCTATTCGCCGTTTCGCGGCCTCAGTTCATTGAGGAAAGCCGCTGCGGATTTCTACAAAAAAGAATACGATGTCGATATCGATCCTGATTTGGAAGTCGCTATTTTGTCCGGAACGAAAATCGGTTTTATCGAATTGCCGCTTGCGCTGCTGAACCCGGGCGATTCGCTGCTGTTGCCGGATCCGGGCTATCCTGATTACCTGTCAGCCGCACCGCTTGCGGATATCGAATTTGATTTAATGAAACTGAAACAGGAAACCGGCTATCTTCCCGACTACAACGATGTGACAGCCGCCGCGAAAGCACGCGCCAAACTGATGTACTTGAACTATCCAAACAACCCGACAGGCGCGACAGCAGACATTGCGTTTTTCGATGAAACGATTCAGTTTGCCAAAGAAAACGGCATCGGGGTTGTACATGACTTTGCTTATGGCCGCATTGGCTTTGATGGTAAGAAGCCGGTCAGCTTCCTGCAATCAAAAGGCGCCAAAGATATCGGCATTGAAATGTATACCTTGTCCAAAACGTATAATATGGCCGGATGGCGCATCGGCTTTGCGGTGGGCAATGCCAAAATGATCGAAGCACTCAACCTCATCCAAGACCATTTGTTCGCCGGCGTCTTTCCGGCTGTCCAACTGGCCGCTGTAGAAGCATTAAACAGCAGTCAGCAATGCGTCGAGGAACTGAATGCACTATATGAAAAAAGACGCCAGACGCTGGTGGATGAATGCCGCCGGATCGGTTGGGAATTCGAAGCGCCGAAGGGATCATTTTTCGCCTGGTTGCCTGTCCCGGAAGGCTATACGAGCATCGAGTTCTCTGACCTGCTGCTCGACAAAGTCGACATCGCCGTGGCGCCGGGCAGTGGATTTGGCCCTGGCGGAGAAGGCTTCGTTCGCGTCGGGCTATTGGTCGATGAACAGCGCATTATAGAAGCAATCCAGCGAATCGAGAAATTGGGTATTTTCACTAAATAG